The Lolium rigidum isolate FL_2022 chromosome 2, APGP_CSIRO_Lrig_0.1, whole genome shotgun sequence genomic interval gtctttggaccctagatggcttagtggcctttgtggcatcttagtggtgttcttggggactccaattaagttgtggagattcttcaagggcaaggcctttgtggcatcttagtggtgttcttggggactccaattaagttgtggagattcttcaagggcaaggcctttgtggcatcttagtggtgttcttggggactccaattaagttgtggagattcttcaagggcaaggccttagtggcaatttattgggagcctccaattaagttgtggagatagccccaagctttgtgcgggttcggtgacctccctaaggttccatagtggatcgaggacatcccttttggtgagaattctcgaggagaatacggtggccctcgtgcatttggagtgacttgtcctccacaccgctccaacggagagtagcactcgcaagagtgtgaacttcgggatacatcgttgtctccgcgtcacttcggttattcctattcccgagctctttacttatgcactttactttatgatagccatcgtgcttaaagttatatatcttgctatcacatagttgcttgtattgcttagcataagttgttggtgcacataggtgaatcatagtatataggctttgggcttgacaaagtaaacgctagttttattctgcatttgttaagcccatctcgtaaaagttttaaaccgcctattcaccctcccCTCTAGGCgatatccgtgtcctttcaaatgTGCAATTTTCTCCATATGCTTCCTCTTAAGAAGTCGACATGGGATGTATCCATTAATGATCCGCCACCTGAAGCTGGGTACCTTTGGTGGAACTTCGACCTTCCACACAACTTTTTCCAGTATGTGTTCTTTTCCTAGTTGAATCCTTGATTCTGTTCGATCGTTGTTTCAGCCATGCATCCTTAGCTCCTTGCAGAGTACATACCAATTTGCACATGAATAGTATTTTTTATTTTGGCTCAAACGTGCGACTAAGTGTTGGGCGTCTTAGGTCTCCCAATATCAAGCTCCCAAACCTCGCCCTTCGTAGATGGGCTTGGCTCAAGAAAGTGAATTTGTCTAAGGCTTTAGTCGGGCTCGACATCTAGCTGCCTAGCATGTGCAGTGTGATCTTCGACGACCCCACTTGTTATGTGCTAGGCAATGGTGAGCGAGCCAGCTTTTGAAATGATTGATGGCTTAATGGTGACAGGGTGGCCCACATCACGCCAAACGTGGTGAAGTTGGTCTCTAGGAGGAGAGCTAACTCTCGCTTGGTGAAAGATGGTCTGACCGGGTTGTGGTTAAATAAAGTCTTGCCGGATTTAGGGAGTGACACCCTCGTGGAGTTCTTCCTCATGTGGGCCTACGGGCATCGCTCTCATCCCGGAGCATGAGGATGTGCTAGTGTGGCATTGGTCAGGGGACGGCCAGTAATCCTCCAAGTAGGCATATGAGGCATTCTTCGCGGGTGTGGTGAAATCCCTCGTCTCAGATGAGATTTGGTGCTCCAGTGCTCCCTACACCTGCAAGTTTTTCACGTGACTCGCCTCGAAGGACGCTGCTGGACGACTGACAAATTGGGACGCCGAGGCCTACCTTGCCCTGTGGCCTGCCCCCTTTGCGACCAAGAACCGGAGACGTTGTAGCACCCGGTGGCAAGGGAAGTATGGACATGGGCTCTGAGTCGATGGGGGAGCTGGAGTGGTTCCCAGATGGATACTCGGAGCTGATTGAGTGGCGGAAGTCTTGCCCTTGTCCCCCGTCGCACAGGAGAGACATGTGGACGACACTCATCCTCATCTTCTTGTGCATCTGGAGGCACCGAAATGATGTGGTCTTCAATGGAGCGATACCCTCACATATGATCATTAGTGAGAAGACCAAGGTGGAGTATGACATGTGGCGTCGGACGAAGATTTTTCGTGGCGTAGTTTTCTCCTTTCCTGAACCTGCAGATTTACCGTGGCATTACGGATAGTAGGCTTAAGTGGGGAGCTACAACCCCATTTTAGGCGGCCGGAACATAGCCTTCTTTGGCTCTCTTCTATATGATTGATATATCTTTCGAGGGTGTATTCTCGGAAAAAACGAATGAGTAAATTAGATCGTCCGAAcgattatatatattttttgttttccaaTCAATACCATATTTACATATTTATAGtaaaaaaataatagtatatggtaGAGATGTACGAGCTGTCTCTAGCGACTaaaaaaataaagtctaaaagaaacGAGCAAACTTTCAAGCTCTTCAAGCCCTTTATTCTTCCATGAAACAATCTTGTATTTTTTGTGGCCAAAGTTAGATACTAAACAATAGACCCGTAAATATTAACGAAGGTTTTTTCCATAATTTAATTTTGGACGCAATGCCAAGGCTATGTGCATGTGCGTAACCATTGAAGTTGTctatcaacatcggcaagagtatcaACACCAGTATATCAGGAAAAACAAACGAACAACTTGGTTGATGTAATCACCATGGTGGAGGATGTATCTGCCGAGACAAATATTGCGAGAAcaatcctccttgcggtaaccatGAGAAAAAATTATATGAAGGAAAACTGCAATGTCCCAACATCACAATTGACACTGGAAAGGAGATCTCATTATCGAACGAAATGCCGGAGATCACTTATTATAGGCAATACCATATCCTAATACCATATCCTAATCTATTGACAATTGCTACCAAAACCCTAACCtaatctattgaaaacattacctTTATTAAAAACTCAAGATTGGGTTCTCCACTCCCAATGACGGCGAAGCCGGCCAGGGGAGGGGGAACCGGTCTACGGAGGAAGCGGAGATGGAGGTGGTACTAGTTTTTCTAGAGAGGCGACCAAAAAAAGGTACTcccccgattcatattaattgacttcaatatggatgtatctagacaattgactctaatatggatgtatctagacacattttaattctagatacatccatattgaagtcaattaatatgaatcggagggagtataagaaAACGTCATATAtaatcattgttcaaaaaattgGTCAAGATACCAATTTATCgaccgatttatcgtgaatcaggtggtaaccgataagatttcggCATATCGGATGATCTACGTTGGCACCGATATTTTGGCAAATTTTGAGTTTGATGACTCAGACATTTTTTAGTCAAATTTCTTTCAAATTAGGTCCGGTAGTCGATATTTTTGTCCTATAGTCTTGTAAAACCGTGCATTAGCTCAAGTTTCccatttttattgattcaaatgcaaggaatcaagaTGATAGTTGTGTTCAACGctctaatattatttttacaacatcttatagaaaatttagtgccaAAAATTTGGATTTACaaaaaataagccgataaatggccAACCGATAAAATGAATTAATCGGAAACGATCATTCTTCATTTTGTGATCCACCGATAAGTTAACGATTAACGACTTCTTGAACATTGTCTATAATAGATGTACATATTATATGATTTTGTTGGACCTCTTCAATCAGTGTAAGACGACCAATTGCCCAACTACTTCATGCGCCGGCCCGCGGCAGCGGCGGTCAAGGGAGACatggttggggggggggggctggcggCGATTAGGTTCGAGTCGCCCCTGGAGGAGCCGATTGGTACATATAGTGAATTATGTATGTACAAAATAATATTTAGCTTTCTTAGATGAGAATGCTACTGAGGTGTTAGattttttgttttcagaaagtATACGATTTTGTATGTACGTATAATATAATAAAATGCTTGTAAGGATATTCAGGTGTTACACTAACAACATGATACTTTGGTGTGTTTCAGTGTTTGTGTGGTGAACATGCATGTACCATAGTGCCCGGTGATCTGCTTGCCTTAAACTAACCCACTCTCCCTTGCCAGAAACGGTCTAACCCGGACGCGATCTTGTCAAACCACAATTTCGGGGAGCCGAGACCCATTCGCCAGCGCCCCCCTATAAATACCACCTTCTTCCTATCCTCTTCATCAGTTCATCTACCCTGACCAGAGAGGCAGCAACCAACAAAGCTTGAAGCCAATCCTCCTTCGAAATCAGCTCCGGTATCAAGTGACGCAAAGGGAAGCGACAACTTTCGGCACCCAGAACTCCAGCCATGGCGGCACTCCAGGCCCAGCGCCTCTTCTTGGTCCCGTCTACCTCCACTCCTTCTACTTCTGCagcgcggccacggccacggcggaGCAGCGTCGCTacctgccgcgccgccctgcaCGTGCCTTCTGGTATTCACGCCGCGCAGGAGAACCTCACCTTCCAGCTCGACTGGATCGAGACGCCGCGCGTGCCGGCCTCCCCTTCGTCTGAGGTGTCGCTGGAGAAGCTCCGCGCGATCGCGGATGCCGCGGCGGACCGCGCCGAGATGCACGACATCATCGGCAGGCAGCGTGACAACTGGAACCACCTGCTGCTACACTCCACCAACTCCCTCACGCTCGCCgcctccgccatggccgcgctCGCGCCCGCCGCGCCGACCATGGTCGCGCTCAAGGCCTCCGCGGGCGTCctcctggccaccgccgccgtgaccATGGCCGCTGTCAACAAGATCCAGCCTTCGCAGCTCGCCGAGGAGCAGCGCAACGCCACGAGGCTCTGGAAGGAGCTCGAGCGGGAAGTACGCGGCATGCTCGCGCTTGGCGCGCCGATTGCCAAGGCCGACGTCAAGGAGGCCATGGACCGGGTGCTCGCCCTCGACGCCGCCTACCCGCTGCCGCTGCTCCCTGGCATGCTCGAGAAGTTCCCCAAGGCCGTCGAGCCCGCGCGCTGGTGGCCGACCCGTCGTCCCGCGCAGCCCAAGAAGTCCAAGAGCTTTGGCCGTCGCGGCGCTGCCGCTGTCGCTTCCGGCAACGGATGGACCCAAGATCTCGAGGACGACATGCGAGGCCTCCTCCGGGTCATCAAGGCCAAGGACGAGAACGAGTTCTTGACTGTCGGCAAGCTGGTGCTGAACCTCAACAAGGGCCTCGCCGTGGCCGGCCCGGCTCTAGCCGGCACGGCCGCGCTCGCCTCGGTGTTCATCGGATCCGGCGAGGTCGGTACGTGGGCGTCGGGGGCGGCCGTCCTCGGCGGCGCGCTAGCGGCAGCTGTCAACACGGTGGAGCACGGCGGGCAAATGGGAATGCTCTTCGAGCTGCTCCGCAACTGCGCCGGATTCTACCGCAAGATCCAGGAGGACATCGAGGCCAACCTCGCCGAACCAGACGTTGACCGGAGGGAGGGCGGCGAGTTGTTCGCAACAAAGGTTGCGCTCAAGCTCGGCCGGAGCCTGTCGGACCTCAAGCAGTTCAGGAATATGGCCTCGCCGTCCGTCAAGGACGAGGACATCAAAGAATTCGCCGGGAAACTCTTCTAATCAACTCACTGATCAATCTAGCATAGCTGACTGATGAAGTGTAACAATTCCATTAATTCTTTTTTCTGTGGAGATCAAAACTGAAATGACAATTCTTTGATTCATTATTCTTTTAACATGGACTCCAATTTCACACTAGTAGTGTATCTGATAGCTGACGGGTTTGAACTGAGATTACATTTTTGTAATGGTGCGACCCACGCGGTATAAAGATATGCGATCTCCAGGAGCCCAAGCTAAACGCCGAAAGTTTGCGCCACCTAACCTTGAGGTCGTATACTACAGTTTACAGATCTTCTTGTGTCCTGACCTGAGCTGTCCCAGCCTGCATTTCACATTTGCTTCTGTTCATGCTTAATATTTGACCAATCGAGTAGTCTACAAACGTTTACCGCGTAGCTCGTTTCCGACTGTCGATTTGGGTCAGCTGAGAGCGGAAATCAGGGCAGGCATGCATGTTTACCAAAATAAAGATATAAACAAAAGTAGTAGTGTGACTCTACGTAAAAACAAAATGATCCCGATTACAATATGAGGAAATAATACTAGGTTGGGTGACTAATTCCTTGTCATCGAGTCCTACTCCTATGTTTGGTTTGAGCACCAACTAGCCCAACCAAAAAATTGGTGAAGTTGTTATGCCACCATTTGGTTTGCATCCAACTGGGTTGGCAAACATTTGGCAACTTGAATTAGTTGGGAAATAATTttgtacttagagcatctccatagGGGCGTCCCAAAGGGACCCCAATAGCAATTTGGAGATTTGACACATTTGACGCGTCCAAAAATTAGCCGACCAGTTTTGGAGTCAAATAAAGAGGCGCGCTGGCACTCCTGTCCACGTAGGATTTCACCCCACGGGACCCTCCTGGCAGCCAAACCATTGAGAGGCAACAACATCTCTTGATGTTGGCGAACCTTCTCCGCCTTCGCCAACACCTTCTTGCCGTCAGCGCGCATTGGTGTGGCGGTTCGAGGGTCGGGAACAAGGACCAATATCGTCAAGCCGGTGCATTGTTGCTTGACTTCGACTACTTCGCCAACAACACAACACATACGTCAAAAGATTTTTGACGCCGATTTAGGATGAACAATGATCTGTTGATGAAGATTGTGTTCGGCGTCATGGAGTATGACACATATTTCATGTGCAAGAAAGACTGCACCGGCTTATGGAGGTTCTCATCAATTTAGAAGTGCACGGGCTGCTATGCGCTATCTTACATATGGAGCTGCCGCAAATGCAGCTGATGACTATCTGCGCATGGCCGAGTCGACATGCTTCGATATATTCACCAGGTTTTGCAGGGCAGTGGTTGCGGGCCAGACTATTTGGGGGCACCAAATGAAGAAGATACAACTCGGATCCTCGCACAAACTTCAGCAAAAGAAGTATCAAGTGCATGCAGTGGGTTGAAAGAATTGCCCATTTGCTTGGCAATGGTTGTACAAGGAGCACACAAGGGAGTGTAGTGTCATACTTTAGGCAGTGGATGAATATGACCTCTAGATTTGGCACTTTCTTCGGCATGGTAGGAactcacaatgacatcaacgtgctaTAGCGCTTTCCGGTGTTTGcaaggctagctgagggacatgCTCCGCCGGTCAACGACCACGCATACAATAAGGGGTACTATCTCGCCGACGGTGTCTATCCAGAGTACGCTACATTTGTGAAATAATTTCAGATCGTACTTCGGAGAAGGAAGCTTATTTTTGCGACATGCCAAGAAGCATGTCACAAGGATGTAAATATGGCATTTAGAGTGCTACAGCAACATTTTTCTATTGTTCGGTACCTGCTCTCACCTAGCCagagtctcagatgtgggagaTGATAAACGCCCCCGTGTGTCATCATGCATAATATAATCATTGAGAGTGAGCGCGATGCACCTGCGGatgatgatcatccatttgattttTAGGTACCTCTTGCTAAGGTGGAGCAGGTACCGGCCCAGTTTGCCGCTTTCCTCCTGATGCATGAAGAAATCCGAGATGGAGGTGTTCATTATCAACTACAGAATGATCTAGTTGAACATTTGTGGGTACAGGGAGGAAATGCTTCATGATTCATGAACTTGTTGGATTACAATTTATTTGGTGCTtgaatgaataatttaatttataTTTGTAAACTATGTGTGTGAAATAATTTGTATGTTTAAACACTGTAAATTATTGTTTGAAGTGGTTGCAAAATGTTAAAATTTGATGAAAAGGGAAAATCAAATCTAGGGCCGGCTGTATTGGGCGCGCCGGTGTGGGATGACCATCCCTAAACTAAGGAGCTCCCGCCTTCGCGCCCTATACAACTGTGCCGGCGCAACTGTCGGCGTCCATTTGGGACGCGCCGGTAGGTGTTTCCGTCATCGTCTGTATTGCTTTGaaattcggataaaaagaggagagagctACTTTTTCGTCTACCACCGAGAGTAGAAATCCTAAGAAATAAAACGACGGTATAGAACGCACCCACATCCATGCATGTGTACAGAAAATTCACTCTAGTTTGATTCTAATTCAGTTTTGATGTAGAACaaacaattgtcaattttaaaAGCTGGACCCAGACATAGCTTTCCCAGGAGCGTTTGAACTCAGCGCATCTGCACTAGGGCAGCCATATATGGTTACCACACATAACTTTCCCAAGAAGTTACAAATAGAAACTAGAGGATTGTAATTCCTGTTGAAAACAGATCGATCctttttttctaaaatttcatcaatctattaataatcatcaatagcagtATCAATAGACTCAAAAGCAATAAAAATTACTAGTATGCTAATAGATCATCtggcgacgactacagacactagcacgagctAAAGGCGTCCGCCATCCTCGCCACTCCATCATCGAAGCTGGACAAACCTTGTCGTAGTAAAGCTTGGTGTAGTAGAAAAACGAGAAGTCATCGTGGTAAGATCCAAAAGGATCAGCCGCATCAGAGCAGCAACCGTCGCCAAAAATGACATCCATAAATCAGAAgaaaccacaccaacgaacacgGAAACCGACCGGATACTAGGGGATCCGCCGGGCACACGACTTCACGCGCCCTCCGCCGATAGAATAGGGAGAAACTTATTTTGACTTTAGGATGTAGCCGCCACGTCACCATCCCAGAAAAAGACCCCTAACAAAAAAAacctcccgccggcgagaggccgtGGCCCCCCACACCTCCAAAGCCCCAAGGCCACCGAAGACGGAGTGGACCGCTGGCGTCGCCGGTGAGGGGCCGGAGCCCTGGATGGTTTTTCGTGACCGCCTCCTCATCGGCCCCTGTAACGTCCTTAATTATATGAAAGCTCTGATCACGATACAAGCAGATAATACTAGTCCAGGTGACTAATTCCTGTCGACGTGCAACGCCAGATGGGCGGGAGACAAGCCAATTATTTTGCTACAGGGAAATGAGCACCACGAACTATTCTACGGTTTAAAAGACACTACGTCCTCTCGAGAAATAATACCAACACTAACCACCCAATGATCAACCAGTTGGAACCTTGAATTGTTCAGAGACGTTGTGCCAGGGCAGGGTCAATTCTCAATTCAAGGCCAAGTTGTCAAGTTCAATTCAAGGCCAAGTAGTATCAAGTTCAACGACATGCGGACGTTGACGGCTTCTACTTGCAACCGCTTAGCCTCCAGCCTACCAGCAACGGCAATTACAAAGCAGAATAAGGGCTACGTACGTTGAAGATTCAGTTTCAACTTTTCAAGCAGGGCCTCCCGTGCCTGAACAGCACAGCAAAACAGAACACTGACGGTGATTGGTTAAACTTTAGCCCGTTCCTGAGTTTACCAGAGAAGCACATGTTGTCAAACAGTAGAACATGAAAACCCAGCCTTCGACGACCAGTGCTTCCGTTCAGAAGGAACAGCGAATAAAAAAGCTTAAGCTGACGTACAAATTTTCGTTGAAAGGCAGGCCAAATATAAGCTTGGCTAATATAATTTTGTTCCATCAGTATCACAGAGCTTAAGTGGCAATAGCAGAGCACTCTTTTTTCCAGAGCATGAATAACAGAGTACCCTGATAAGCAGCCTCGCATCATCAGGAAGCAACGAACAATCTAAACTCTACAGAAATATTCTATATCCTCAAACAACTTAAATACACTGAAGTACCAGCAGTACACAATATCAAGCTTAGCATCGTTGTTACTCCATGTCGGAGCCGAGCCACAATCTTGCTTCTAAACCAGTCTATGCCTGCTTCAAAGAAGCCGCCCTGGCGCGGAGGTTGAGAAATATCCCCCTGCAGGAAATCAAAGGATGACCGGGTAAGAGACCTGATAGGGAATACCATGCGCTTGAGTCGGGAAACCGAAGAGTTCAGCCAAGATAGCTTTACCAACAACATGCGACGAAGCTGTGGACAATCACCCGGAACTGGAGTGGCACATACTGATGGTTTATCCAGCCAACTATTGGCCAAAACTGTGTGTTGATCATATCTTGTTAATGAGCTGTAGAGGAAATTCACAAGGGAAGCAGTGATGGCATATGCAAATTACATACCATCCAAGCAGACAACTGCACTGAAGGATATTGTTTCCTGACCCTAGCCTTCACCTCCTTGAAAGGCCTCTCTACATTGCAATGTGCCGATAACTGATAAGTGCTGTGGAGTTGACTAACATACATGGGAACTAGATTCAAAACTTCCTTTGAATTTAGATAGAACATCATCTTATTTAGTTACGCGACACTGTATTCAAGGACTCGGGAAACTGGCAGGATGAGTTTGTGGTTGAATTGAATCGTTTTGGACTTCCTCTGGACAACTGTCCATTCTGAGGGGAGTGTGTTCAGAGAAGTTTGATACAGATATGTTTCAGACATCACATATTTAATCTAAAAAACGGACAggaaatttggacaaaaaatcaAGCTGAAAGTTCAGAAAACATCTGTTCtggttctgttttttttttcccgCTCAGTTCCTATACTCTACTGCGCTATTAATTCCTTCTGTATGACAGAATCATACTTGCATGATAGTTAAATAAAATCAAATTACCTCTGGCAATTGTCAATGAGCTGCCAATGGAACTCTTCTGATTAGCACAAGATCTAAACTATTTTGAAAAATTACAGACTTACTCTCGACAACATATCCATAATAGAATAAGAAGAGTAGATTGTTCCACGGAGAGGAGGTGATCTGCTCCAGCAACACCTGTAAAGATTATAAAATCTATGAAATATGTTAATGCATTCTGATGACATACTATCAAGTACAGACTGTTGACCAGTGCTTGTCTGACTTAAATCATGATTTCCGGAAATTTGCTAGCAGTAGATATATATTACCATAGTCTAACTAAAGTGCTGGTATGCTGAAGCCCAAACTCAGGAGAACTAAGTGTGCAATGCTTTACATGCATTCATTTGAACTTTTATTTTTTGTGGGAAGACTATTTATATGTAAATAGCCACCACAAGAAGAAGTGAATGATAATATGTGGATTACCATATGATAAGAGTTATACCTTCTTAGCAACAGTTTTGGTATCCTTCTTTCCTTTGAAGATATAATCCAACACTTTATGCAGGAAATGCCCAAATGGGCCTCCATGCGCAAATCCAAACATCTGCATCAAATCATCGAGTACATCATGTCACATCTAATACAGAAAGCACCATAACCAACATCAGAGAAGCATATATTCCACAAATGCCGATCTGTGATTAACTTTTTTATGAGTTATCAAGATAGCatagacaaaaaaaaatcacTGATATTATGTCGAGTAATATCCATTGTCCATCAGCTGCAAATATCTCTACTCTGTTAAAAACAAGTAACAGGTGAAAACACAATGTTCGAGTCCTTTTTCTCACGTAAACTCTCAGAAACGTAAGTTTCCGATTTTCGCTACTTTGATGGCCGCATAGCTTACTGTGAATCCAGGCTACcatatcaaatcaaatcaaagaacaaCTTAAGTAGAACAATTCGCCATATAGCGAAGCCATCTGCCAAAAATAGCCAAGCCCACTTCAATCTTATGCAGCTTACTGCAACTCCAGGCTATCATATCACATCAAGTCTTAATTTTCCAGATTGTTTCAGATAGAGTATAACTAATCTGTACAGAATACCTAGCAATGCAGTCGACTCGCCGGTCTGTACATACTGGCAATTTATGTACCAACTGAATTCTATTCAACAGTAACTTAAATCACACAATAAAAACAGCAATCACAGGCAATAAGACACACCAATTACCCAGATTCCAAGGATGAACTGAAAAGTCTGAAAATAAAGCTAGCTATCAGTTTATAGACATCTCTCGACTGGAATCCATCTGATATGGACTAGTGAGGCAGAATTGAACTGACATATCGTTCTCCGATTTCTAAATCATCTATTCTCCCAAGAGGATGGAACACGATACCATACACAGAAATCAATCTAGCATCCAAGAGTAAGAGCCCCACTAGAAATCAAGACAACAAGGAAGCATCGGCGTCCTCACCATCTTGAGCAGGAGGCGGCGTTTCTCGATCGTCTGGTACCCGGAGAGCTTCTGCGCGACGGAGTCACTGACGCCGGCGAGGCACCCCGCCGTGATCATCTGCACCGGCCAAACCCAGTTAAAGAAAATCGCGCCGAAACCAATCAACAGGTAAATCCAAGGGAAACAGCAAGAGGAAGTGCTCGAGACCTTGGTGCGGAGAGggtggagctggagctggagcaGATACTGCTTCCACGCCCTGCGAGGCAGCGAATCCCCTCCTCCTgcatctccgcctcctcctgccaTGGCGGCCGGCGTCAGGCTCCGAGCCGCTTCGATCTACCGCGCACCTGCTTCTCAGAGCACGCTCGCGCCGCGATAGCGATTTTTGTTGTGTCCGATTTTGCCACTGATCTTTTCGATTGTTTTAGGCAGGAACAGGAAGGAGAGCTTGCAAAAAAACATTAGAGACGAAGGTGATGGACGGAGAATTGTACGCTTCAGCCCATTGCGTGGAGTTAGCCTCTTACAGAATTGTACCCCAGGATCGCTCGGCCGGATGGTCCGGCCCAAGCCCACAAAGCATCTTGAGTATAGGCTACACCTCGTTTTGGCCATCCATACGGCGCTTTAAGATTCGTGCCATGGTGTTTCATCCAGTTTCATTAAATTTTTGCGAACTGCAGTCTATTTGGATGGAATAAAATCCcacaggggcggagccaggaaaGAATTCTAGAGGGGGTTAAGATGTGCTAATTGGAGAAATATTGTTTTCTAAGTGGGGGCAAATCACTATTTAGCATGGCACATATTACAAAGAAAGTGAAAATTGAGTGGGGGCTgctgcccccccccccgcctTACACGCTGGATCCGCCCCTGAAATACAATGAAATATGATGAAACATTGCAAAAGTATTTG includes:
- the LOC124686879 gene encoding peroxisomal membrane protein PMP22-like is translated as MAGGGGDAGGGDSLPRRAWKQYLLQLQLHPLRTKMITAGCLAGVSDSVAQKLSGYQTIEKRRLLLKMMFGFAHGGPFGHFLHKVLDYIFKGKKDTKTVAKKVLLEQITSSPWNNLLFLFYYGYVVEKRPFKEVKARVRKQYPSVQLSAWMFWPIVGWINHQYVPLQFRVIVHSFVACCWGIFLNLRARAASLKQA